In Candidatus Methylomirabilota bacterium, the genomic window GCCACGTCGACAACTTGCCGCAGGGCACCCGCGAGCTCCTCTTCTACAAGCGGATTCCCCCGCGCTCCTTCGGCTAACCGCGGGCGACCAGGAGGGCATCGAGCTGGCTTCCCGGCCGTTACTCCGGCTCGAGCTGACGCCCGCGGGCGTGGAGGCGGCCTATCGTCACGGCGTCTTCCCCATGGCGGACGAAATCTCGGGCGAGGTGTTGTGGTTCCGGCCCGATCCACGCGCCATCATTCCCCTCGACGGCTTCCACGTCTCACGCTCGCTCAAGCGCCGGCTCCGGCTCGGCGGCTTCGAGATCAGGGTCGATGCGGACTTCGAGGACGTGATGCGCGCCTGCGGCGACCGACGGGAAGGCACGTGGATCTCCGATGACTTCATCGACGTCTACGGCGCGCTCCATCGCGCGGGCAAGGCCCACAGCGTGGAGGCCTGGCGTGATGGGCGGCTCGTCGGGGGGTGCTACGGCGTGGCGCTCGGAGCCGCCTTCATGGCCGAGAGCATGTTCCACCGCGAGACGGATGCTTCGAAGGTGGCCCTCA contains:
- the aat gene encoding leucyl/phenylalanyl-tRNA--protein transferase yields the protein MTPAGVEAAYRHGVFPMADEISGEVLWFRPDPRAIIPLDGFHVSRSLKRRLRLGGFEIRVDADFEDVMRACGDRREGTWISDDFIDVYGALHRAGKAHSVEAWRDGRLVGGCYGVALGAAFMAESMFHRETDASKVALTALVSRLRERGFVLLDVQYVTPHLASLGAVEISRREYERRLAAALKLECRFA